A window from Hoeflea sp. IMCC20628 encodes these proteins:
- a CDS encoding phosphatase PAP2 family protein, whose protein sequence is MTTFLKSNRVTEWLVRGIRNGNAHRLPVVLFAILTLGVYAFIEIAEEMAEGEIRKFDEMLFLSLRVPGDPSTPLGPAWLQETAVEVTSIGGFPLIILTLAAVAGFFIVTRRYGAALYAVLAVGSGALLSQTLKQYYGRPRPDLVDHLDTVHTLSFPSGHAMVTTVAYLTLASLVIGFLTDRRARIYVLAVAVFVAVIVGVSRVYLGVHWPSDVAAGWALGAAWASLSWLILHFLKHHSRVQIESGDKP, encoded by the coding sequence ATGACGACATTTTTGAAATCAAACCGTGTCACGGAATGGCTTGTCCGCGGCATCCGCAACGGCAACGCGCACCGGCTGCCGGTCGTGCTTTTCGCGATCCTGACACTGGGTGTCTATGCATTCATCGAAATCGCCGAGGAAATGGCCGAAGGCGAAATCCGCAAATTCGACGAGATGCTGTTCCTGAGCTTGCGGGTACCTGGAGACCCCTCCACCCCTCTGGGGCCGGCCTGGCTTCAGGAAACCGCCGTCGAAGTCACCTCCATTGGCGGTTTTCCGCTCATTATCCTGACGCTTGCGGCGGTCGCCGGGTTCTTCATCGTCACCCGGCGATATGGTGCTGCGCTCTATGCGGTGCTGGCTGTCGGGTCGGGCGCGTTGCTCAGCCAGACGCTGAAGCAGTATTACGGGCGCCCAAGACCCGATCTGGTTGATCACCTTGATACAGTTCACACACTGAGCTTTCCGAGCGGGCACGCCATGGTGACAACAGTCGCCTATCTGACGCTTGCTTCGCTGGTGATAGGGTTTCTCACCGATCGTCGGGCGCGGATCTACGTGCTGGCGGTGGCGGTGTTCGTGGCCGTCATTGTCGGTGTCAGCCGGGTTTACCTCGGCGTTCACTGGCCAAGCGATGTTGCCGCAGGCTGGGCGCTGGGTGCTGCCTGGGCGAGTTTATCCTGGCTGATCCTGCATTTTCTCAAACATCACAGCCGGGTCCAGATCGAATCCGGAGACAAGCCATGA
- a CDS encoding DUF1206 domain-containing protein — protein MSIATAKPTNWHDWFKPFARLGYGARGVVYLVLAFFIISAALTTGSGGDSKDAVRFITQSTASAVLAPLLIFSLAGYCSWRLVQAVFDTDQHGFKPRGLAVRAGLVGSAASYGFLMVYTFSLWWGGTVSSDGSGDGFARTAAAFIGAGPVSVILSSIFAIVGVAHIWKAIRRKYRDHIEAPETVMRWIDMAAIGGLCARGVIFLVIAFLLFRHGLAGEEGRASLADALGFIAGLPLGAWLLGATGAGFFLFSAYSLSEAIWRRINVENA, from the coding sequence ATGAGCATTGCAACGGCGAAACCGACAAACTGGCATGACTGGTTCAAACCGTTTGCGCGGCTTGGCTATGGCGCACGTGGCGTGGTTTATCTGGTGCTGGCCTTCTTCATCATCAGCGCGGCGCTGACCACTGGCAGCGGCGGCGATTCCAAGGATGCGGTTCGCTTCATCACCCAATCCACGGCAAGCGCCGTTCTGGCGCCACTGCTGATCTTCAGCCTTGCCGGTTACTGTAGCTGGCGTCTGGTTCAGGCAGTGTTTGACACTGATCAACACGGGTTCAAACCGAGGGGCCTGGCGGTGCGTGCCGGGCTAGTCGGATCGGCTGCGAGTTACGGATTTCTGATGGTCTACACATTCTCGCTGTGGTGGGGCGGTACGGTATCGTCGGACGGTTCCGGCGACGGCTTCGCCCGCACCGCCGCAGCCTTTATCGGCGCCGGGCCGGTGTCGGTCATTTTAAGTTCGATCTTCGCCATTGTTGGCGTCGCGCATATCTGGAAAGCTATCCGTCGCAAATATCGCGATCACATCGAGGCGCCTGAAACGGTGATGCGATGGATCGACATGGCGGCGATCGGCGGACTGTGCGCGCGCGGAGTGATATTTCTCGTCATCGCCTTTCTGTTGTTCCGGCATGGCCTTGCGGGTGAAGAGGGCAGGGCGAGCCTTGCCGATGCGCTCGGCTTCATTGCCGGCCTGCCGCTGGGCGCCTGGCTGCTCGGTGCAACCGGGGCAGGGTTCTTCCTGTTTTCGGCCTATTCACTGTCGGAGGCGATCTGGCGGCGTATCAATGTCGAAAATGCCTGA
- the rnk gene encoding nucleoside diphosphate kinase regulator, whose product MLQKNRRKPRITISEGDYERLSNLVTAHEKRGLEIATSLAEELDRARIVSDKTISDAVVRMGSEVTYVIDGDHGKKIVLVYPANANIEEGRVSITTPVGTALIGLKAGQSINFAARNGQIHDLTVTEVTQLAKAE is encoded by the coding sequence ATGCTGCAGAAAAACCGGCGCAAGCCCAGAATTACGATCAGCGAAGGTGATTATGAACGGCTCAGCAATCTGGTGACCGCTCATGAAAAGCGTGGCCTCGAGATTGCGACAAGCCTGGCAGAAGAACTCGACCGCGCCCGCATTGTCAGTGACAAAACCATCTCTGACGCCGTTGTTCGCATGGGTTCGGAGGTAACCTATGTGATCGATGGCGATCACGGCAAAAAGATTGTTCTGGTTTATCCAGCCAACGCCAACATCGAGGAAGGTCGCGTCTCGATCACCACACCGGTTGGCACCGCTTTGATTGGCCTGAAGGCAGGGCAATCGATCAATTTTGCAGCGCGCAACGGCCAGATCCACGATCTGACAGTCACCGAGGTCACCCAGCTCGCAAAGGCTGAATGA
- a CDS encoding anthranilate synthase has translation MGTTVLSDSAAQYQTRGGVQVTRRRRETPYADAISDYIDALDSRRGAVFSSNYEYPGRYTRWDTAIVDPPLGISSQGRKLTIEAYNGRGEALLSILAGRLEGHAEFAISERDPQCIKIDVAEPDRVFSEEERSRAPTVFSVLRVIIDLFHSAEDGNIGFYGAFGYDLAFQFDSVPQKLTRDEEQRDLLLFLPDEILVVDHHAAKAWIDRYDFALDGVTTEGRDATIVPEPFKPADSIPARGDHTPGEYAELVKRAKESFKRGDLFEVVPGQTFFERCEARPSEISRRLKTINPSPYSFFINLGNQEYLVGASPEMFVRVNGRRIETCPISGTIKRGDDAISDSEQILKLLNSKKDESELTMCSDVDRNDKSRVCEPGSVKVIGRRQIEMYSRLIHTVDHIEGRLRDGMDAFDGFLSHAWAVTVTGAPKLWAMRFLENNEKSPRAWYGGAVGMVSFNGDMNTGLTLRTIRIKDGIAEVRAGATLLFDSNPEEEEAETELKASAMLSAIRDARLGNAGSAGRETAKVGEGVSILLVDHEDSFVHTLANYFRQTGAKVTTVRAPVDDAVLDRVSPDLVVLSPGPGRPKDFDCAATIKKILARELPVFGVCLGLQALTESFGGSLRELAVPVHGKPSRIRVVPDGIIFSGLAKEVTVGRYHSIFADYATMPKEFRVTAETDDGVIMAIEHESLPIAAVQFHPESIMTLGQDAGMRMIENVVAHLARRNKVEAA, from the coding sequence ATGGGCACGACGGTACTTTCAGACAGCGCAGCGCAGTATCAGACGCGTGGCGGTGTGCAGGTGACGCGGCGGCGCCGTGAAACGCCTTATGCGGATGCGATTTCGGATTACATCGATGCGCTCGACAGCCGGCGCGGCGCGGTGTTTTCATCCAACTACGAATATCCGGGCCGTTACACCCGCTGGGATACGGCGATTGTCGATCCACCGCTTGGTATCTCGTCGCAAGGGCGCAAGCTCACCATTGAAGCCTATAATGGCCGCGGCGAAGCCCTGCTATCAATCCTTGCGGGCCGGCTTGAGGGGCATGCGGAATTTGCGATTTCAGAACGCGACCCTCAATGCATCAAAATTGATGTCGCGGAACCCGATCGGGTGTTTTCAGAGGAAGAGCGCTCTCGTGCGCCAACGGTGTTTTCGGTGCTGCGGGTCATTATCGACCTGTTTCATTCGGCCGAAGACGGCAATATCGGGTTCTATGGCGCCTTTGGCTATGATCTGGCGTTTCAGTTCGACTCGGTGCCGCAAAAGCTGACCCGGGACGAGGAGCAGCGCGATCTGCTGCTTTTCCTTCCAGATGAAATCCTTGTGGTCGACCACCATGCGGCAAAAGCCTGGATCGACCGCTACGACTTTGCGCTCGACGGGGTGACCACCGAGGGACGGGACGCGACAATCGTGCCGGAGCCGTTCAAACCGGCTGACAGCATTCCGGCGCGCGGCGACCATACGCCGGGTGAATATGCCGAACTGGTCAAGCGCGCCAAGGAAAGCTTCAAGCGCGGTGACCTGTTCGAGGTTGTGCCGGGGCAGACTTTCTTCGAGCGCTGCGAAGCACGTCCGTCGGAAATCAGCCGGCGGCTGAAGACCATCAACCCGTCGCCCTATTCGTTCTTCATCAATCTCGGCAACCAGGAATATCTCGTCGGTGCATCGCCGGAGATGTTCGTCCGGGTTAATGGCCGCCGGATCGAGACCTGCCCGATTTCGGGAACCATCAAGCGCGGCGATGACGCGATCTCGGATTCCGAGCAAATTCTCAAACTGCTCAATTCGAAAAAAGACGAATCCGAACTGACCATGTGCTCGGATGTTGACCGCAACGACAAGAGCCGGGTCTGCGAGCCGGGGTCGGTCAAGGTGATCGGCCGCCGTCAGATCGAGATGTATTCGCGGCTTATTCACACCGTCGATCACATCGAAGGCCGTCTGCGCGACGGCATGGATGCATTTGACGGGTTTCTGAGCCACGCCTGGGCGGTGACGGTGACCGGCGCGCCGAAACTCTGGGCGATGCGGTTTCTTGAAAACAACGAGAAGAGCCCGCGGGCCTGGTATGGTGGTGCGGTCGGCATGGTCAGTTTCAATGGCGACATGAACACCGGACTGACGCTTCGGACCATCCGCATCAAGGATGGCATTGCCGAAGTTCGGGCCGGAGCCACCTTGCTGTTTGATTCCAATCCTGAGGAAGAGGAAGCCGAGACCGAGCTGAAGGCATCTGCGATGCTGTCGGCGATCCGCGATGCGCGACTGGGCAATGCCGGTTCTGCTGGCCGGGAAACCGCCAAGGTGGGCGAGGGGGTCTCGATCCTGCTCGTCGATCACGAGGATTCCTTTGTCCACACGCTGGCCAATTATTTCCGCCAGACCGGCGCCAAGGTTACCACCGTGCGCGCTCCGGTCGATGATGCGGTGCTCGACCGTGTCTCGCCCGACCTGGTGGTGTTGTCTCCCGGCCCGGGACGGCCCAAGGATTTCGATTGCGCCGCAACCATCAAGAAAATCCTCGCCCGCGAGCTTCCGGTGTTTGGCGTTTGTCTGGGCCTGCAGGCGCTGACCGAGAGTTTCGGCGGATCCTTGCGCGAACTGGCGGTGCCGGTTCACGGCAAACCGTCGCGGATCCGGGTCGTGCCCGACGGGATCATCTTTTCCGGTCTGGCAAAGGAAGTCACGGTCGGACGCTATCACTCGATTTTTGCCGATTATGCCACAATGCCAAAGGAATTCCGTGTTACCGCGGAAACCGATGACGGGGTGATCATGGCGATCGAGCATGAGAGCCTGCCGATTGCGGCCGTGCAGTTCCATCCGGAATCGATCATGACACTGGGGCAGGATGCCGGCATGCGGATGATCGAAAATGTGGTGGCGCATCTGGCGCGCAGGAACAAGGTGGAAGCGGCATGA
- a CDS encoding cytochrome c, whose translation MTKILGLGRNFFPAIFVTLALCLSVGFGPASAQEPAEIDQGRELVETNCGKCHAVGAADASSHKDAPLFRQLSDSFPMDALEEAFADGRIYSGHPDMPEFIATPEQVDAIVAYIASLQE comes from the coding sequence ATGACCAAGATCCTCGGACTCGGCAGGAACTTTTTCCCGGCCATTTTCGTCACTCTGGCACTGTGCCTCTCCGTGGGCTTTGGCCCTGCATCGGCCCAAGAGCCCGCGGAGATTGACCAGGGCCGGGAATTGGTCGAAACCAATTGCGGCAAATGCCATGCTGTTGGCGCAGCCGACGCCAGCTCGCACAAGGATGCGCCGCTTTTCCGCCAATTGTCCGACAGCTTTCCAATGGATGCGCTGGAAGAGGCCTTTGCCGATGGCCGGATCTATTCGGGTCATCCCGACATGCCGGAATTCATTGCAACGCCGGAGCAGGTTGACGCGATTGTCGCCTATATCGCTTCGCTTCAGGAATAG
- a CDS encoding cation diffusion facilitator family transporter, translated as MPQASKTIRHLAFWSIPLAFGVMGLKFVAWHLTGSIALYSDALESIVNVIAALAAFFAIGYAQKPADIGHPYGHHKAEYFSAVLEGVLIVVAALLIVNEAVGGLMAPKRIEAPMLGLAVNGSAAIINGVWAFVLLRIGRRHRSPALQADGHHILSDVVTSVGVIVGLGLALAFDQPRLDPLLALIVAFNVLWQGWKVIASSVDGLMDRAIDPVDELRIHEIIKAEADGAIEAHDIRTRMAGRISFVEFHLVVDGEMTVEHSHEICDRLETALKQAVEGVQVIIHVEPGHKAKDEGVLLG; from the coding sequence ATGCCGCAGGCCTCAAAGACCATTCGCCATCTGGCGTTCTGGTCCATTCCCCTGGCTTTCGGGGTGATGGGACTGAAATTTGTCGCCTGGCACCTGACCGGCTCGATCGCGCTTTATTCCGATGCGCTGGAATCCATCGTCAATGTGATCGCGGCTCTGGCGGCCTTCTTCGCCATTGGCTACGCGCAGAAACCGGCTGATATCGGTCACCCTTACGGACACCACAAGGCCGAGTATTTTTCCGCCGTTCTGGAAGGCGTGCTGATTGTGGTGGCGGCGTTGCTGATCGTGAATGAGGCGGTGGGCGGGCTGATGGCGCCCAAGCGTATTGAGGCACCGATGCTGGGCCTTGCGGTCAATGGCAGCGCGGCGATCATCAATGGCGTCTGGGCATTTGTGCTGTTGCGCATCGGCCGTCGGCATCGGTCACCGGCGCTTCAGGCCGACGGACATCATATTCTTTCGGATGTTGTTACCTCGGTGGGGGTGATTGTCGGCCTTGGTCTGGCGCTAGCCTTTGATCAGCCACGACTGGATCCGCTGCTGGCGCTGATCGTGGCGTTCAATGTGCTGTGGCAGGGCTGGAAGGTGATTGCGTCCTCTGTTGACGGGTTGATGGACCGGGCGATTGATCCCGTTGATGAGTTGCGCATCCATGAGATCATCAAGGCTGAAGCCGATGGCGCCATAGAGGCCCATGATATCCGCACCCGGATGGCGGGCCGGATCTCATTCGTTGAATTCCACTTGGTGGTAGATGGCGAGATGACGGTCGAGCACTCGCATGAAATTTGCGACCGACTGGAAACAGCGCTCAAACAGGCAGTGGAAGGCGTTCAGGTCATCATTCACGTCGAGCCCGGCCACAAGGCCAAGGATGAAGGCGTCCTGCTGGGCTGA
- a CDS encoding threonine/serine dehydratase: MNIEMIRAAQARLEGHVRRTPLLSSPFLDEMAGRRVWIKPECLQHTGSFKFRGGWSAVSGLDPDARARGVIAFSSGNHAQGVALAAQRHGVRAIIVMPSDAPQMKIDNTRAMGAEVVLFDRAKDDRNAICARLSEEQGLTLIVPYDNPLVIAGQGTCGLEIAEQAAAEGITKADVLVCCGGGGFTSGVALALEADAPELRARPVEPEDFDDMARSLASGHIERNSRLSGSLCDAIITPQPGNLTFPIVSRLAGPGLVVTEDEALHAMAVAFSRLKLVAEPGGAVALAAALFHPDEIEGEDVIVTISGGNVDTAVFRMALDRFGG; encoded by the coding sequence ATGAACATCGAGATGATCCGCGCTGCGCAGGCCCGGCTGGAAGGCCATGTCCGGCGCACGCCTTTGCTCAGCTCTCCATTCCTTGACGAGATGGCAGGCCGGCGCGTCTGGATCAAACCTGAGTGCCTGCAACACACCGGCAGTTTCAAGTTTCGCGGCGGCTGGTCAGCGGTATCGGGGCTGGATCCTGATGCCCGGGCGCGCGGCGTCATAGCCTTTTCCAGCGGCAATCACGCACAGGGCGTGGCGCTGGCGGCACAGCGCCATGGTGTGCGGGCGATCATCGTCATGCCTTCGGATGCACCACAGATGAAAATCGACAACACGCGGGCTATGGGCGCCGAGGTGGTTCTTTTTGACCGCGCGAAGGACGACAGGAACGCGATTTGCGCCCGGCTGTCGGAAGAGCAGGGCCTCACCCTGATCGTGCCCTATGACAATCCCCTGGTGATTGCAGGCCAGGGAACCTGCGGGCTGGAAATCGCCGAACAGGCCGCAGCGGAGGGCATCACCAAGGCGGATGTCCTGGTTTGCTGCGGCGGCGGCGGCTTTACTTCCGGAGTCGCGCTGGCGCTCGAGGCAGATGCCCCGGAACTGCGGGCACGCCCGGTGGAACCAGAAGACTTCGACGACATGGCCCGCAGCCTGGCGTCAGGCCACATCGAGCGCAACAGCCGCCTCTCCGGCTCCCTTTGCGATGCGATCATCACCCCGCAGCCGGGAAACCTGACCTTTCCGATCGTGTCGCGGCTTGCCGGCCCGGGCTTGGTGGTAACCGAGGACGAAGCGCTTCACGCCATGGCAGTTGCTTTCTCCCGGCTCAAGCTTGTCGCTGAACCCGGCGGTGCGGTCGCGTTGGCCGCAGCTCTTTTCCACCCCGACGAAATCGAAGGCGAGGACGTGATCGTCACGATTTCCGGCGGCAATGTCGATACGGCTGTGTTTCGCATGGCATTGGACAGATTTGGCGGCTGA
- a CDS encoding DMT family transporter, producing the protein MSAEHIDHPHLIGSGLATLAVIAASVGFGLVPYFARSLTAEGMAPHSIAFYRYAFAATVLLPFVWRARARWTALLWGIVAGVSMGVGWIGYVRAVEIAPVSTVGVLYMTYPVFTLMIAWLVFGDTPSRRAILASLMIVAAAALATSPGAITPDQVPALVLSLAAPLGFGFGINVLVHKLTVLKPVVRIACVSLGSVLGLLPLMVATPVAALLPVTVSGWWLVAGIAFGSALVPQLLYTVAAPVIGTARTAIAGSFELPTMFLVGWFAFGEPVGGAQWIACVIVISAIALTPGKSIRSVAANIAVERKEP; encoded by the coding sequence ATGAGCGCAGAGCATATCGACCACCCGCATCTCATTGGCTCCGGACTTGCAACGCTCGCCGTGATCGCGGCTTCGGTAGGCTTTGGTCTCGTTCCCTATTTCGCACGCAGTTTGACAGCTGAAGGCATGGCGCCGCACTCCATCGCCTTTTACCGCTATGCCTTTGCGGCAACCGTGCTTCTGCCTTTCGTATGGCGGGCCAGGGCTCGATGGACTGCACTTTTGTGGGGTATCGTCGCCGGTGTCAGCATGGGGGTTGGCTGGATCGGCTATGTTCGTGCTGTCGAAATTGCGCCGGTGTCGACCGTCGGTGTTCTCTACATGACCTATCCGGTTTTCACATTGATGATTGCCTGGCTGGTGTTCGGCGACACACCGTCTCGGCGGGCCATTCTGGCGTCCCTTATGATTGTCGCGGCGGCTGCGCTCGCCACGTCGCCCGGTGCGATCACCCCTGATCAGGTTCCGGCGCTTGTTTTGTCGTTGGCTGCTCCGCTGGGGTTCGGGTTCGGTATCAATGTGCTGGTGCACAAGCTAACGGTGCTCAAACCGGTGGTGCGCATCGCCTGCGTCAGCCTTGGCTCGGTGCTCGGGCTCTTGCCGCTGATGGTGGCGACGCCGGTTGCTGCACTGTTGCCGGTTACTGTGTCAGGCTGGTGGTTGGTGGCCGGCATCGCCTTCGGCTCGGCGCTTGTGCCGCAATTGCTCTATACCGTGGCAGCACCTGTCATCGGCACAGCCAGGACGGCAATAGCCGGCAGTTTCGAACTGCCTACCATGTTTCTGGTTGGCTGGTTCGCCTTTGGTGAACCCGTCGGCGGCGCCCAGTGGATCGCCTGTGTCATCGTTATCTCGGCGATTGCCCTGACGCCCGGAAAGTCCATTCGCAGTGTTGCCGCCAACATCGCAGTTGAGCGGAAAGAGCCTTAA
- a CDS encoding DEAD/DEAH box helicase has product MLFSELGLSKTILDTLDGLRLTTPTPIQVQAIPLVLEGRDVIGLAQTGTGKTAAFALPILHRLAPGKPAAPKKARALILSPTRELSAQIARSVKDYSRKLNMTSTVVVGGVSVRPQIKALASGVDILIATPGRLMDLIEQRAVSLNEIEVVVLDEADQMLDIGFMPAIKRILAMTPAARQTLLFSATMPKEIRELSSRHLKNPTEVSVIPAKKTADRVEHSVMHMPTAAKIGALASLIRDRKGERVIVFTRTKRGADKAVKRLEADGINGAAIHGNKSQGQRERALAGFRAGTVPVLIATDIAARGIDVPGVSLVINYELPNVPEVYVHRIGRTARAGAEGTAVTFCAPDERSLLRDIEKLLKVAINVEKAPEGTYVDALADPDGDFAPLNRTQRPRQDARPQGAKPQGQGRRPGQNQGAGKPQGRKPANGQQAGAPAANRHQPATGANQNGDQPAKSRRRRNDRRPRPEQAGDKAVARG; this is encoded by the coding sequence ATGTTGTTTTCCGAACTCGGTCTTTCCAAGACCATTCTCGACACGCTTGATGGCCTGCGCCTGACAACGCCGACACCGATCCAGGTGCAGGCGATACCGTTGGTGCTCGAGGGCCGCGACGTGATCGGCCTGGCACAGACCGGCACCGGCAAGACCGCAGCCTTTGCGCTGCCGATCCTGCACCGTCTGGCACCAGGCAAGCCTGCCGCGCCGAAGAAAGCCCGCGCGCTGATCCTGTCGCCAACCCGCGAGCTCTCGGCCCAGATCGCCCGCAGCGTCAAGGACTACAGCCGCAAGCTCAATATGACCTCGACCGTTGTGGTTGGCGGTGTGTCGGTTCGCCCGCAGATCAAGGCGCTGGCCAGCGGCGTTGACATTCTTATCGCCACCCCGGGCCGTTTGATGGATCTCATCGAGCAGCGTGCCGTGTCGCTCAACGAAATCGAAGTGGTGGTGCTTGATGAGGCCGACCAGATGCTCGACATCGGCTTCATGCCGGCAATCAAGCGCATCCTCGCCATGACACCGGCTGCGCGGCAGACATTGCTGTTTTCGGCAACCATGCCCAAGGAAATCCGCGAGCTGTCCTCGCGTCACTTGAAGAACCCGACTGAAGTGTCGGTGATCCCGGCCAAGAAGACGGCCGACCGGGTTGAGCATTCGGTGATGCACATGCCGACAGCTGCCAAGATTGGTGCACTGGCATCGCTGATCCGTGACCGCAAGGGCGAACGCGTCATCGTCTTCACCCGCACCAAGCGCGGCGCCGACAAGGCCGTCAAGCGGCTTGAAGCCGACGGCATCAACGGTGCTGCCATTCACGGCAACAAGTCGCAGGGCCAGCGCGAACGTGCGCTTGCAGGCTTCCGTGCCGGCACCGTGCCTGTGCTGATTGCCACAGACATTGCCGCTCGCGGTATTGACGTTCCCGGCGTCAGCCTGGTGATCAATTACGAACTGCCGAATGTGCCGGAAGTCTATGTTCACCGTATCGGCCGCACCGCGCGCGCCGGCGCCGAGGGCACGGCCGTGACCTTCTGTGCACCGGACGAACGCTCGCTGCTGCGTGATATCGAAAAGCTGCTCAAGGTAGCCATCAACGTCGAAAAGGCGCCGGAAGGCACCTATGTCGATGCGCTGGCTGATCCCGATGGCGATTTTGCACCGCTCAACCGCACCCAGCGTCCGCGCCAGGATGCACGGCCGCAGGGCGCCAAGCCACAAGGCCAGGGCCGTCGTCCCGGTCAGAACCAGGGCGCAGGCAAGCCGCAGGGCCGCAAGCCCGCCAATGGCCAGCAAGCCGGTGCCCCTGCAGCCAACCGGCATCAGCCGGCAACCGGCGCCAACCAGAATGGCGACCAGCCGGCCAAGTCGCGGCGTCGCCGCAACGACCGTCGTCCGCGGCCTGAACAGGCTGGCGACAAGGCCGTGGCACGCGGCTGA
- a CDS encoding ATP-dependent Clp protease proteolytic subunit: MSDEDEKTTELPLGKEAEANLFKSRSIFIYGGITQELAHKVCAQLAALAAASDDDIRIFVNSPGGHVESGDSIHDMIGFIKPKVWIIGTGWVASAGALIYVSVPKEQRLCLPNTRFLLHQPSGGTRGMVSDIEIQAREIIKMNARLNAIFAKATGQTVEKIAADTDRDYWLSAEDAKEYGLVGKIITSQSEI; the protein is encoded by the coding sequence ATGAGCGACGAAGACGAAAAGACGACAGAACTGCCGTTGGGCAAGGAAGCGGAAGCCAACCTGTTCAAATCGCGTTCGATCTTCATCTATGGCGGCATCACCCAGGAGTTGGCGCACAAGGTCTGCGCGCAATTGGCTGCATTGGCTGCCGCCAGCGACGATGACATCCGGATTTTCGTCAACTCACCGGGCGGCCATGTTGAATCGGGCGATTCGATCCATGACATGATCGGCTTCATCAAGCCAAAAGTCTGGATCATCGGCACTGGCTGGGTTGCTTCCGCTGGTGCACTGATCTATGTGTCCGTTCCCAAGGAGCAGCGCCTCTGCCTGCCCAACACCCGTTTCCTGCTGCATCAGCCATCGGGCGGCACCCGCGGGATGGTCTCGGATATCGAGATCCAGGCGCGCGAGATCATCAAGATGAATGCGCGGCTCAATGCCATTTTCGCCAAGGCCACCGGCCAGACGGTGGAAAAGATCGCCGCCGACACCGACCGCGATTACTGGCTCTCGGCCGAAGACGCCAAGGAATATGGTCTGGTGGGCAAGATCATCACCAGCCAGAGCGAAATCTGA
- the rsgA gene encoding ribosome small subunit-dependent GTPase A, whose product MTRDYSAFLPSTAKGETPKPPVSALQSLGWQPFFAQQISIDEMTETPPVRVTEVHRSGLRVLGDNIDMVVPPRVDATVGDWLLLNHELPSASRLLERKSLIKRRAAGHDRSIQLIAANIDTAFIVTSCNLDFNVARLERYVALAFDAGVTPVILLTKSDLCEDPRAYVEDAETISDDVAVLTLNAKSDEPKLKLAPWCKPGQTVAFLGSSGVGKSTLTNALSGTESAATQSIRDDDAKGRHTTSHRQLHILPDGCAVLDTPGVRELQLTEAEAGVAEVFSDLDALSLQCRFNNCTHVSEPGCAVQAALKSGTIDEARLARWRKLVAEDQHNTASLAQRRSKDKAFGKMIKQAKKHKSK is encoded by the coding sequence ATGACGCGTGATTATTCAGCGTTCCTGCCGTCAACAGCCAAGGGCGAGACCCCGAAGCCACCGGTATCAGCCCTGCAAAGCCTTGGCTGGCAGCCCTTCTTCGCCCAGCAGATCAGCATTGACGAGATGACCGAAACTCCCCCGGTCCGGGTCACCGAGGTGCACCGCAGCGGTTTGCGCGTGCTCGGAGACAACATCGACATGGTGGTGCCGCCACGTGTCGACGCCACCGTGGGAGACTGGCTGCTGCTCAATCATGAACTGCCAAGCGCAAGCCGGTTGCTGGAGCGCAAGAGCCTGATCAAGCGCCGCGCTGCCGGCCATGACCGCTCCATTCAGCTGATCGCCGCCAATATCGACACCGCATTCATCGTCACCTCCTGCAATCTCGATTTCAACGTCGCCCGGCTGGAACGTTACGTCGCGCTCGCCTTCGATGCCGGCGTGACCCCGGTGATCCTGCTGACCAAGTCGGATCTGTGCGAAGACCCCCGCGCATATGTCGAGGATGCCGAGACCATTTCCGACGATGTCGCGGTGCTGACGCTCAACGCCAAGAGCGACGAGCCGAAATTGAAACTGGCGCCCTGGTGCAAGCCGGGACAGACGGTCGCATTCCTTGGGTCTTCCGGCGTCGGTAAGTCAACACTAACCAATGCGTTGTCGGGAACCGAATCCGCCGCGACGCAATCCATCCGCGACGATGATGCCAAGGGCCGCCACACCACCTCGCACCGCCAGCTTCACATCCTGCCCGATGGCTGCGCCGTGCTCGATACGCCCGGCGTGCGCGAGCTTCAGCTCACCGAGGCCGAAGCCGGCGTCGCCGAAGTGTTTTCCGATCTCGATGCCCTGTCGCTGCAATGCCGCTTCAACAATTGCACCCATGTCAGCGAACCCGGCTGCGCGGTGCAGGCGGCGCTCAAGAGCGGCACGATTGACGAAGCGCGGCTGGCGCGCTGGCGCAAGCTGGTCGCCGAAGACCAGCACAATACCGCAAGCCTTGCCCAGAGACGCTCCAAGGACAAGGCGTTTGGCAAGATGATCAAGCAGGCCAAGAAGCACAAATCCAAATAG